The Yoonia sp. SS1-5 genome contains a region encoding:
- a CDS encoding YggT family protein: MASIIQILLLLIGVVRFFVIAHFIMSWLIRFEVLNVRQEFVGQVWYTLERLLDPLYSRVRRFMPDLGGIDLSPIVVLVGLEILRILLL, encoded by the coding sequence ATGGCATCCATCATCCAAATTCTGCTGCTGCTGATCGGCGTGGTCAGGTTTTTCGTGATCGCACATTTCATCATGAGCTGGTTGATCCGGTTTGAGGTTCTCAACGTCCGGCAGGAATTTGTGGGCCAGGTCTGGTACACGCTCGAGCGTCTTCTGGACCCGCTTTATAGCCGTGTGCGCCGTTTCATGCCTGATCTGGGTGGGATTGACCTATCGCCGATTGTGGTTCTGGTGGGCTTGGAAATCCTGCGCATCCTGTTGCTGTAA
- a CDS encoding PA2779 family protein, with amino-acid sequence MAIANFMKSGIALGLCAQLLIATTTASVAQAQMLGTDAMISKYAQHSDRAFLMDELQRAEVQSELIGLGVDPTEAEARLAALSDAEVASIMVQMENDSAGGDIVGTLFTVFVILLVTDILCLTRIFSFTRCAR; translated from the coding sequence ATGGCAATCGCAAACTTCATGAAAAGCGGGATCGCGCTGGGTCTTTGTGCGCAGCTCTTGATCGCCACAACAACAGCCAGCGTGGCGCAGGCGCAGATGCTTGGCACTGATGCGATGATCTCGAAATATGCGCAGCACAGTGATCGCGCCTTCCTGATGGACGAGCTGCAACGGGCCGAGGTGCAGTCGGAATTGATCGGGCTTGGCGTCGACCCGACAGAGGCCGAGGCCCGCCTTGCCGCCTTGTCGGATGCAGAAGTGGCATCAATCATGGTGCAAATGGAAAATGACAGTGCTGGCGGTGATATTGTCGGGACATTGTTCACCGTATTTGTGATCCTGCTGGTGACCGACATCCTTTGCCTGACCCGGATCTTCAGCTTTACCCGGTGCGCCCGCTGA
- a CDS encoding MFS transporter gives MMAVSKKRIWGWMSFDWASQPFYTLGLTFIFGPYFAAVAAEHYLSTGMDSGAAKAQAQSIWTAGQTVAGLFIAFTAPFLGAFADNSGRKIPWIAFFSIIYVIAACLLWGLTPDGSRILLMLIIFYVGFFAAESALNFVNAILPSLGDDDDVGRISGSGAAFGYWGGVTALFFMLLLMAENDQGVTLLGNPPLFGLDPEMREGTRSVGPFIGIWYAIFIIPFFLWVRDDPKVQGKSTKISAVAGDLWATLKGVYIRKSLLNFLVGSMFYRDALNALYAFGGIYARLVLDWSTIQIGVFGIVAAIAAAVTTWASGLADQRYGPKPVIIVMVWVLIAVSATIVGMSREQLFGIPLAEGSSLPDIIFYVCGVCIGGAGGAVYTASRSMMVRHTHPERPAEAFGLFALSGKATAFLAPAFITLFTVLTGNTQLGFLPVIFLFLAGLFLLRWVNKNGDRAEWSDI, from the coding sequence ATGATGGCGGTCAGCAAGAAACGCATCTGGGGATGGATGTCCTTTGATTGGGCGTCGCAGCCTTTCTATACACTTGGGCTGACATTCATCTTCGGGCCCTACTTTGCGGCCGTCGCGGCCGAACATTATCTGAGCACAGGCATGGATAGCGGCGCCGCCAAGGCGCAGGCCCAATCCATCTGGACGGCGGGCCAAACGGTGGCCGGGCTGTTCATCGCATTCACCGCGCCATTTCTGGGCGCTTTTGCGGACAATTCCGGGCGCAAGATCCCATGGATCGCGTTCTTCTCGATCATCTATGTGATTGCCGCATGTCTGCTATGGGGCCTCACCCCTGACGGCAGCCGGATCCTGCTGATGCTGATCATCTTCTATGTTGGTTTCTTTGCCGCAGAGAGCGCATTGAACTTCGTCAATGCGATCCTGCCATCACTGGGCGATGATGATGACGTGGGCCGCATTTCCGGATCAGGGGCTGCATTTGGATATTGGGGCGGGGTGACGGCCCTGTTCTTTATGCTGCTCCTGATGGCGGAAAACGATCAAGGCGTGACTTTGCTGGGCAATCCGCCGCTTTTCGGGCTGGATCCAGAAATGCGCGAGGGCACCCGATCTGTCGGGCCATTCATCGGGATCTGGTACGCGATCTTTATCATCCCGTTCTTTCTATGGGTCCGCGATGATCCGAAAGTTCAGGGGAAATCGACAAAAATAAGCGCGGTCGCAGGTGATCTTTGGGCCACGCTGAAAGGCGTCTACATCCGCAAGAGCCTGCTGAACTTCCTCGTGGGGTCGATGTTTTACCGCGACGCGCTGAATGCGCTTTATGCATTTGGCGGGATTTACGCGCGCCTGGTGCTTGATTGGAGCACGATCCAGATCGGCGTTTTCGGAATTGTTGCCGCGATTGCGGCCGCGGTGACCACCTGGGCGTCCGGGCTTGCCGATCAGCGCTATGGGCCAAAACCGGTGATCATCGTGATGGTCTGGGTGCTGATTGCGGTCTCCGCGACCATCGTGGGCATGTCGCGCGAACAGCTCTTTGGGATCCCGTTGGCCGAAGGGTCATCGCTGCCGGACATCATCTTTTATGTCTGCGGGGTCTGCATCGGTGGTGCGGGCGGTGCTGTCTATACGGCAAGCCGATCCATGATGGTGCGGCATACCCACCCCGAACGCCCTGCCGAGGCTTTTGGCCTGTTCGCGCTTTCCGGCAAGGCAACCGCATTTTTGGCGCCAGCCTTTATCACTTTGTTTACTGTTTTGACCGGAAATACGCAGTTAGGGTTTCTGCCTGTGATCTTCCTTTTCCTGGCGGGCCTTTTCTTGTTACGATGGGTCAACAAGAATGGAGATCGCGCAGAATGGTCCGACATCTAG
- a CDS encoding acyl-CoA thioesterase, whose translation MYPLVRLAKEYILARQKGPLPPLGTHVSHHRCWPQDIDLFMEMNNGRILTILDLGRTTLAHRVGLLRALQRNKWGLTMAGVSVRYRKRIRPFVKFRVVSKPVGWDHRFMYLDQSIWIGDECAVQALYRSAATDKNGIVAPDRLFAAMGFTETQPALPDWVKAWIDADATRPWPPTDNGLS comes from the coding sequence ATGTATCCGCTCGTCCGTCTTGCAAAAGAATATATTCTGGCACGTCAGAAAGGGCCGCTGCCCCCGCTGGGAACCCATGTATCGCATCATCGCTGCTGGCCGCAGGACATTGATCTGTTCATGGAAATGAATAACGGGCGGATTTTAACCATTCTTGATCTGGGGCGCACGACACTGGCGCATCGCGTTGGTCTGTTGCGCGCGTTGCAGCGCAACAAGTGGGGCCTGACGATGGCCGGGGTGTCGGTGCGCTATCGCAAGCGGATCCGGCCATTCGTCAAATTCCGGGTCGTCAGCAAGCCGGTGGGCTGGGACCACCGGTTCATGTATCTCGATCAGTCGATCTGGATCGGCGACGAATGTGCGGTCCAGGCCCTCTACCGGTCGGCGGCGACGGACAAGAACGGGATTGTCGCGCCCGACAGGTTGTTTGCCGCGATGGGGTTTACAGAAACGCAACCTGCACTGCCAGATTGGGTAAAGGCCTGGATTGATGCTGATGCGACACGGCCATGGCCACCCACCGATAACGGGTTGTCGTAA